A portion of the Carya illinoinensis cultivar Pawnee chromosome 11, C.illinoinensisPawnee_v1, whole genome shotgun sequence genome contains these proteins:
- the LOC122282786 gene encoding ADP,ATP carrier protein ER-ANT1 isoform X4 encodes MVIFPIQENSQLKPKAFHHIPSSKLSPGIFASLYVTRAKEANYEITGMATQSERFSLDFLMGGVAAIISKSAAAPIERVKLLLQNQGEMIKRGQLKRPYTGVRECFGRVLREEGLLSFWRGNQANVIRYFPTQAFNFAFKGYFKSVFGRSKEKDGYIKWFAGNVASGSAAGATTSLFLYHLDYARTRLGTDTRDGQRQFKGLPDVYRKTLSSDGIVGLYRGFGPSIIGITLYRGMYFGIYDTMKPIILVGPFEGNFFASFLLGWSITTASGICAYPFDTLRRRMMMTSGQPVKYRNAMHAFLEIIHLEGFTALFRGVTANMLMGMAGAGVLAGYDHLHRIASRHGYN; translated from the exons atggttattttTCCCATCCAAGAGAACTCTCAACTCAAACCTAAAGCTTTCCATCACATTCCTTCATCCAAGCTCAGTCCAGGCATTTTCGCCTCACTGTATGTCACCAG AGCTAAAGAGGCAAATTATGAGATAACAGGAATGGCGACACAATCTGAGCGATTCTCTCTAGATTTTCTAATGGGAGGAGTAGCAGCAATAATATCAAAGAGTGCAGCTGCACCAATCGAGAGAGTTAAACTTTTGTTGCAAAATCAAGGAGAGATGATAAAGAGAGGTCAGCTCAAGAGACCATATACAGGTGTTCGCGAATGCTTTGGACGGGTCTTGAGAGAGGAAGGTCTGTTGTCTTTCTGGAGAGGTAACCAGGCAAATGTCATACGATATTTCCCTACTCAG GCTTTCAACTTCGCATTCAAAGGTTACTTCAAAAGTGTTTTTGGACGCTCAAAAGAGAAGGATGGATACATAAAGTGGTTTGCCGGTAATGTGGCTTCAGGAAGTGCTGCTGGAGCTACTACCTCATTGTTTCTATATCATTTGGATTATGCACGTACTCGACTTGGCACTGATACAAGGGATGGTCAACGACAGTTTAAAGGGCTACCAGATGTATACAGAAAAACCTTGTCAAGTGATGGAATTGTAGGCCTGTACCGGGGTTTTGGGCCTTCAATCATTGGCATTACTCTGTATAGAGGCATGTATTTTGGGATCTATGACACAATGAAGCCGATTATTTTGGTTGGACCTTTCGAG GGTAACTTCTTTGCCAGTTTCTTGCTGGGTTGGAGCATCACAACAGCCTCTGGCATCTGTGCATATCCCTTTGACACTCTGCGACGGAGAATGATGATGACCTCTGGACAACCTGTAAAGTATCGCAATGCCATGCATGCTTTCCTTGAGATCATTCACCTTGAGGGTTTCACTGCGCTGTTCCGTGGAGTTACCGCAAATATGCTTATGGGGATGGCAGGGGCCGGTGTACTTGCAGGATACGATCACCTTCATCGAATTGCATCCAGACATGGTTATAATTGA
- the LOC122282786 gene encoding ADP,ATP carrier protein ER-ANT1 isoform X1 — MLPLQPKETHAPSAGVDWISSPPPPSAIKLSGTRSLFGCGQHITRTPDSIHHSSAAAPTTTRPLQPNTPPPTSKREKPPIGSPWLNFLLSSPRVEVTFFFFLMVIFPIQENSQLKPKAFHHIPSSKLSPGIFASLYVTRAKEANYEITGMATQSERFSLDFLMGGVAAIISKSAAAPIERVKLLLQNQGEMIKRGQLKRPYTGVRECFGRVLREEGLLSFWRGNQANVIRYFPTQAFNFAFKGYFKSVFGRSKEKDGYIKWFAGNVASGSAAGATTSLFLYHLDYARTRLGTDTRDGQRQFKGLPDVYRKTLSSDGIVGLYRGFGPSIIGITLYRGMYFGIYDTMKPIILVGPFEGNFFASFLLGWSITTASGICAYPFDTLRRRMMMTSGQPVKYRNAMHAFLEIIHLEGFTALFRGVTANMLMGMAGAGVLAGYDHLHRIASRHGYN, encoded by the exons ATGCTTCCTCTACAGCCGAAAGAAACCCACG CTCCGTCCGCCGGCGTCGACTGGATCTCTTCTCCTCCACCACCGTCGGCCATTAAGCTTTCAGGGACGCGTTCTCTTTTTGGGTGCGGTCAGCACATCACTCGTACTCCCGACAGCATTCATCACAGCTCTGCTGCCGCACCGACCACCACGAGACCATTGCAACCGAACACGCCGCCACCGACCAG CAAGAGAGAGAAGCCCCCTATCGGCTCCCCTTGGTTGAACTTCCTTTTGTCCTCTCCTAGGGTGgaagtaactttttttttttttttaatggttattttTCCCATCCAAGAGAACTCTCAACTCAAACCTAAAGCTTTCCATCACATTCCTTCATCCAAGCTCAGTCCAGGCATTTTCGCCTCACTGTATGTCACCAG AGCTAAAGAGGCAAATTATGAGATAACAGGAATGGCGACACAATCTGAGCGATTCTCTCTAGATTTTCTAATGGGAGGAGTAGCAGCAATAATATCAAAGAGTGCAGCTGCACCAATCGAGAGAGTTAAACTTTTGTTGCAAAATCAAGGAGAGATGATAAAGAGAGGTCAGCTCAAGAGACCATATACAGGTGTTCGCGAATGCTTTGGACGGGTCTTGAGAGAGGAAGGTCTGTTGTCTTTCTGGAGAGGTAACCAGGCAAATGTCATACGATATTTCCCTACTCAG GCTTTCAACTTCGCATTCAAAGGTTACTTCAAAAGTGTTTTTGGACGCTCAAAAGAGAAGGATGGATACATAAAGTGGTTTGCCGGTAATGTGGCTTCAGGAAGTGCTGCTGGAGCTACTACCTCATTGTTTCTATATCATTTGGATTATGCACGTACTCGACTTGGCACTGATACAAGGGATGGTCAACGACAGTTTAAAGGGCTACCAGATGTATACAGAAAAACCTTGTCAAGTGATGGAATTGTAGGCCTGTACCGGGGTTTTGGGCCTTCAATCATTGGCATTACTCTGTATAGAGGCATGTATTTTGGGATCTATGACACAATGAAGCCGATTATTTTGGTTGGACCTTTCGAG GGTAACTTCTTTGCCAGTTTCTTGCTGGGTTGGAGCATCACAACAGCCTCTGGCATCTGTGCATATCCCTTTGACACTCTGCGACGGAGAATGATGATGACCTCTGGACAACCTGTAAAGTATCGCAATGCCATGCATGCTTTCCTTGAGATCATTCACCTTGAGGGTTTCACTGCGCTGTTCCGTGGAGTTACCGCAAATATGCTTATGGGGATGGCAGGGGCCGGTGTACTTGCAGGATACGATCACCTTCATCGAATTGCATCCAGACATGGTTATAATTGA
- the LOC122282786 gene encoding ADP,ATP carrier protein ER-ANT1 isoform X3, whose product MLPLQPKETHAPSAGVDWISSPPPPSAIKLSGTRSLFGCGQHITRTPDSIHHSSAAAPTTTRPLQPNTPPPTRAKEANYEITGMATQSERFSLDFLMGGVAAIISKSAAAPIERVKLLLQNQGEMIKRGQLKRPYTGVRECFGRVLREEGLLSFWRGNQANVIRYFPTQAFNFAFKGYFKSVFGRSKEKDGYIKWFAGNVASGSAAGATTSLFLYHLDYARTRLGTDTRDGQRQFKGLPDVYRKTLSSDGIVGLYRGFGPSIIGITLYRGMYFGIYDTMKPIILVGPFEGNFFASFLLGWSITTASGICAYPFDTLRRRMMMTSGQPVKYRNAMHAFLEIIHLEGFTALFRGVTANMLMGMAGAGVLAGYDHLHRIASRHGYN is encoded by the exons ATGCTTCCTCTACAGCCGAAAGAAACCCACG CTCCGTCCGCCGGCGTCGACTGGATCTCTTCTCCTCCACCACCGTCGGCCATTAAGCTTTCAGGGACGCGTTCTCTTTTTGGGTGCGGTCAGCACATCACTCGTACTCCCGACAGCATTCATCACAGCTCTGCTGCCGCACCGACCACCACGAGACCATTGCAACCGAACACGCCGCCACCGACCAG AGCTAAAGAGGCAAATTATGAGATAACAGGAATGGCGACACAATCTGAGCGATTCTCTCTAGATTTTCTAATGGGAGGAGTAGCAGCAATAATATCAAAGAGTGCAGCTGCACCAATCGAGAGAGTTAAACTTTTGTTGCAAAATCAAGGAGAGATGATAAAGAGAGGTCAGCTCAAGAGACCATATACAGGTGTTCGCGAATGCTTTGGACGGGTCTTGAGAGAGGAAGGTCTGTTGTCTTTCTGGAGAGGTAACCAGGCAAATGTCATACGATATTTCCCTACTCAG GCTTTCAACTTCGCATTCAAAGGTTACTTCAAAAGTGTTTTTGGACGCTCAAAAGAGAAGGATGGATACATAAAGTGGTTTGCCGGTAATGTGGCTTCAGGAAGTGCTGCTGGAGCTACTACCTCATTGTTTCTATATCATTTGGATTATGCACGTACTCGACTTGGCACTGATACAAGGGATGGTCAACGACAGTTTAAAGGGCTACCAGATGTATACAGAAAAACCTTGTCAAGTGATGGAATTGTAGGCCTGTACCGGGGTTTTGGGCCTTCAATCATTGGCATTACTCTGTATAGAGGCATGTATTTTGGGATCTATGACACAATGAAGCCGATTATTTTGGTTGGACCTTTCGAG GGTAACTTCTTTGCCAGTTTCTTGCTGGGTTGGAGCATCACAACAGCCTCTGGCATCTGTGCATATCCCTTTGACACTCTGCGACGGAGAATGATGATGACCTCTGGACAACCTGTAAAGTATCGCAATGCCATGCATGCTTTCCTTGAGATCATTCACCTTGAGGGTTTCACTGCGCTGTTCCGTGGAGTTACCGCAAATATGCTTATGGGGATGGCAGGGGCCGGTGTACTTGCAGGATACGATCACCTTCATCGAATTGCATCCAGACATGGTTATAATTGA
- the LOC122282786 gene encoding ADP,ATP carrier protein ER-ANT1 isoform X2 has translation MTMTPSAGVDWISSPPPPSAIKLSGTRSLFGCGQHITRTPDSIHHSSAAAPTTTRPLQPNTPPPTSKREKPPIGSPWLNFLLSSPRVEVTFFFFLMVIFPIQENSQLKPKAFHHIPSSKLSPGIFASLYVTRAKEANYEITGMATQSERFSLDFLMGGVAAIISKSAAAPIERVKLLLQNQGEMIKRGQLKRPYTGVRECFGRVLREEGLLSFWRGNQANVIRYFPTQAFNFAFKGYFKSVFGRSKEKDGYIKWFAGNVASGSAAGATTSLFLYHLDYARTRLGTDTRDGQRQFKGLPDVYRKTLSSDGIVGLYRGFGPSIIGITLYRGMYFGIYDTMKPIILVGPFEGNFFASFLLGWSITTASGICAYPFDTLRRRMMMTSGQPVKYRNAMHAFLEIIHLEGFTALFRGVTANMLMGMAGAGVLAGYDHLHRIASRHGYN, from the exons ATGACTATGA CTCCGTCCGCCGGCGTCGACTGGATCTCTTCTCCTCCACCACCGTCGGCCATTAAGCTTTCAGGGACGCGTTCTCTTTTTGGGTGCGGTCAGCACATCACTCGTACTCCCGACAGCATTCATCACAGCTCTGCTGCCGCACCGACCACCACGAGACCATTGCAACCGAACACGCCGCCACCGACCAG CAAGAGAGAGAAGCCCCCTATCGGCTCCCCTTGGTTGAACTTCCTTTTGTCCTCTCCTAGGGTGgaagtaactttttttttttttttaatggttattttTCCCATCCAAGAGAACTCTCAACTCAAACCTAAAGCTTTCCATCACATTCCTTCATCCAAGCTCAGTCCAGGCATTTTCGCCTCACTGTATGTCACCAG AGCTAAAGAGGCAAATTATGAGATAACAGGAATGGCGACACAATCTGAGCGATTCTCTCTAGATTTTCTAATGGGAGGAGTAGCAGCAATAATATCAAAGAGTGCAGCTGCACCAATCGAGAGAGTTAAACTTTTGTTGCAAAATCAAGGAGAGATGATAAAGAGAGGTCAGCTCAAGAGACCATATACAGGTGTTCGCGAATGCTTTGGACGGGTCTTGAGAGAGGAAGGTCTGTTGTCTTTCTGGAGAGGTAACCAGGCAAATGTCATACGATATTTCCCTACTCAG GCTTTCAACTTCGCATTCAAAGGTTACTTCAAAAGTGTTTTTGGACGCTCAAAAGAGAAGGATGGATACATAAAGTGGTTTGCCGGTAATGTGGCTTCAGGAAGTGCTGCTGGAGCTACTACCTCATTGTTTCTATATCATTTGGATTATGCACGTACTCGACTTGGCACTGATACAAGGGATGGTCAACGACAGTTTAAAGGGCTACCAGATGTATACAGAAAAACCTTGTCAAGTGATGGAATTGTAGGCCTGTACCGGGGTTTTGGGCCTTCAATCATTGGCATTACTCTGTATAGAGGCATGTATTTTGGGATCTATGACACAATGAAGCCGATTATTTTGGTTGGACCTTTCGAG GGTAACTTCTTTGCCAGTTTCTTGCTGGGTTGGAGCATCACAACAGCCTCTGGCATCTGTGCATATCCCTTTGACACTCTGCGACGGAGAATGATGATGACCTCTGGACAACCTGTAAAGTATCGCAATGCCATGCATGCTTTCCTTGAGATCATTCACCTTGAGGGTTTCACTGCGCTGTTCCGTGGAGTTACCGCAAATATGCTTATGGGGATGGCAGGGGCCGGTGTACTTGCAGGATACGATCACCTTCATCGAATTGCATCCAGACATGGTTATAATTGA
- the LOC122282786 gene encoding ADP,ATP carrier protein ER-ANT1 isoform X7, which produces MATQSERFSLDFLMGGVAAIISKSAAAPIERVKLLLQNQGEMIKRGQLKRPYTGVRECFGRVLREEGLLSFWRGNQANVIRYFPTQAFNFAFKGYFKSVFGRSKEKDGYIKWFAGNVASGSAAGATTSLFLYHLDYARTRLGTDTRDGQRQFKGLPDVYRKTLSSDGIVGLYRGFGPSIIGITLYRGMYFGIYDTMKPIILVGPFEGNFFASFLLGWSITTASGICAYPFDTLRRRMMMTSGQPVKYRNAMHAFLEIIHLEGFTALFRGVTANMLMGMAGAGVLAGYDHLHRIASRHGYN; this is translated from the exons ATGGCGACACAATCTGAGCGATTCTCTCTAGATTTTCTAATGGGAGGAGTAGCAGCAATAATATCAAAGAGTGCAGCTGCACCAATCGAGAGAGTTAAACTTTTGTTGCAAAATCAAGGAGAGATGATAAAGAGAGGTCAGCTCAAGAGACCATATACAGGTGTTCGCGAATGCTTTGGACGGGTCTTGAGAGAGGAAGGTCTGTTGTCTTTCTGGAGAGGTAACCAGGCAAATGTCATACGATATTTCCCTACTCAG GCTTTCAACTTCGCATTCAAAGGTTACTTCAAAAGTGTTTTTGGACGCTCAAAAGAGAAGGATGGATACATAAAGTGGTTTGCCGGTAATGTGGCTTCAGGAAGTGCTGCTGGAGCTACTACCTCATTGTTTCTATATCATTTGGATTATGCACGTACTCGACTTGGCACTGATACAAGGGATGGTCAACGACAGTTTAAAGGGCTACCAGATGTATACAGAAAAACCTTGTCAAGTGATGGAATTGTAGGCCTGTACCGGGGTTTTGGGCCTTCAATCATTGGCATTACTCTGTATAGAGGCATGTATTTTGGGATCTATGACACAATGAAGCCGATTATTTTGGTTGGACCTTTCGAG GGTAACTTCTTTGCCAGTTTCTTGCTGGGTTGGAGCATCACAACAGCCTCTGGCATCTGTGCATATCCCTTTGACACTCTGCGACGGAGAATGATGATGACCTCTGGACAACCTGTAAAGTATCGCAATGCCATGCATGCTTTCCTTGAGATCATTCACCTTGAGGGTTTCACTGCGCTGTTCCGTGGAGTTACCGCAAATATGCTTATGGGGATGGCAGGGGCCGGTGTACTTGCAGGATACGATCACCTTCATCGAATTGCATCCAGACATGGTTATAATTGA
- the LOC122282786 gene encoding ADP,ATP carrier protein ER-ANT1 isoform X5 translates to MLPLQPKETHGMATQSERFSLDFLMGGVAAIISKSAAAPIERVKLLLQNQGEMIKRGQLKRPYTGVRECFGRVLREEGLLSFWRGNQANVIRYFPTQAFNFAFKGYFKSVFGRSKEKDGYIKWFAGNVASGSAAGATTSLFLYHLDYARTRLGTDTRDGQRQFKGLPDVYRKTLSSDGIVGLYRGFGPSIIGITLYRGMYFGIYDTMKPIILVGPFEGNFFASFLLGWSITTASGICAYPFDTLRRRMMMTSGQPVKYRNAMHAFLEIIHLEGFTALFRGVTANMLMGMAGAGVLAGYDHLHRIASRHGYN, encoded by the exons ATGCTTCCTCTACAGCCGAAAGAAACCCACG GAATGGCGACACAATCTGAGCGATTCTCTCTAGATTTTCTAATGGGAGGAGTAGCAGCAATAATATCAAAGAGTGCAGCTGCACCAATCGAGAGAGTTAAACTTTTGTTGCAAAATCAAGGAGAGATGATAAAGAGAGGTCAGCTCAAGAGACCATATACAGGTGTTCGCGAATGCTTTGGACGGGTCTTGAGAGAGGAAGGTCTGTTGTCTTTCTGGAGAGGTAACCAGGCAAATGTCATACGATATTTCCCTACTCAG GCTTTCAACTTCGCATTCAAAGGTTACTTCAAAAGTGTTTTTGGACGCTCAAAAGAGAAGGATGGATACATAAAGTGGTTTGCCGGTAATGTGGCTTCAGGAAGTGCTGCTGGAGCTACTACCTCATTGTTTCTATATCATTTGGATTATGCACGTACTCGACTTGGCACTGATACAAGGGATGGTCAACGACAGTTTAAAGGGCTACCAGATGTATACAGAAAAACCTTGTCAAGTGATGGAATTGTAGGCCTGTACCGGGGTTTTGGGCCTTCAATCATTGGCATTACTCTGTATAGAGGCATGTATTTTGGGATCTATGACACAATGAAGCCGATTATTTTGGTTGGACCTTTCGAG GGTAACTTCTTTGCCAGTTTCTTGCTGGGTTGGAGCATCACAACAGCCTCTGGCATCTGTGCATATCCCTTTGACACTCTGCGACGGAGAATGATGATGACCTCTGGACAACCTGTAAAGTATCGCAATGCCATGCATGCTTTCCTTGAGATCATTCACCTTGAGGGTTTCACTGCGCTGTTCCGTGGAGTTACCGCAAATATGCTTATGGGGATGGCAGGGGCCGGTGTACTTGCAGGATACGATCACCTTCATCGAATTGCATCCAGACATGGTTATAATTGA
- the LOC122282786 gene encoding ADP,ATP carrier protein ER-ANT1 isoform X6 — MSPGMATQSERFSLDFLMGGVAAIISKSAAAPIERVKLLLQNQGEMIKRGQLKRPYTGVRECFGRVLREEGLLSFWRGNQANVIRYFPTQAFNFAFKGYFKSVFGRSKEKDGYIKWFAGNVASGSAAGATTSLFLYHLDYARTRLGTDTRDGQRQFKGLPDVYRKTLSSDGIVGLYRGFGPSIIGITLYRGMYFGIYDTMKPIILVGPFEGNFFASFLLGWSITTASGICAYPFDTLRRRMMMTSGQPVKYRNAMHAFLEIIHLEGFTALFRGVTANMLMGMAGAGVLAGYDHLHRIASRHGYN, encoded by the exons ATGTCACCAG GAATGGCGACACAATCTGAGCGATTCTCTCTAGATTTTCTAATGGGAGGAGTAGCAGCAATAATATCAAAGAGTGCAGCTGCACCAATCGAGAGAGTTAAACTTTTGTTGCAAAATCAAGGAGAGATGATAAAGAGAGGTCAGCTCAAGAGACCATATACAGGTGTTCGCGAATGCTTTGGACGGGTCTTGAGAGAGGAAGGTCTGTTGTCTTTCTGGAGAGGTAACCAGGCAAATGTCATACGATATTTCCCTACTCAG GCTTTCAACTTCGCATTCAAAGGTTACTTCAAAAGTGTTTTTGGACGCTCAAAAGAGAAGGATGGATACATAAAGTGGTTTGCCGGTAATGTGGCTTCAGGAAGTGCTGCTGGAGCTACTACCTCATTGTTTCTATATCATTTGGATTATGCACGTACTCGACTTGGCACTGATACAAGGGATGGTCAACGACAGTTTAAAGGGCTACCAGATGTATACAGAAAAACCTTGTCAAGTGATGGAATTGTAGGCCTGTACCGGGGTTTTGGGCCTTCAATCATTGGCATTACTCTGTATAGAGGCATGTATTTTGGGATCTATGACACAATGAAGCCGATTATTTTGGTTGGACCTTTCGAG GGTAACTTCTTTGCCAGTTTCTTGCTGGGTTGGAGCATCACAACAGCCTCTGGCATCTGTGCATATCCCTTTGACACTCTGCGACGGAGAATGATGATGACCTCTGGACAACCTGTAAAGTATCGCAATGCCATGCATGCTTTCCTTGAGATCATTCACCTTGAGGGTTTCACTGCGCTGTTCCGTGGAGTTACCGCAAATATGCTTATGGGGATGGCAGGGGCCGGTGTACTTGCAGGATACGATCACCTTCATCGAATTGCATCCAGACATGGTTATAATTGA